A window of the Tursiops truncatus isolate mTurTru1 chromosome 14, mTurTru1.mat.Y, whole genome shotgun sequence genome harbors these coding sequences:
- the SF3B6 gene encoding splicing factor 3B subunit 6: MAMQAAKRANIRLPPEVNRILYIRNLPYKITAEEMYDIFGKYGPIRQIRVGNTPETRGTAYVVYEDIFDAKNACDHLSGFNVCNRYLVVLYYNANRAFQKMDTKKKEEQLKLLKEKYGINTDPPK; the protein is encoded by the exons attcgACTTCCACCTGAAGTAAATCGAATTTTGTATATAAGAAATTTGCCCTACAAAATCACGGCTGAAGAAATGTATGATATATTTGGGAAATATGGACCTATTCGTCAAATCAGAGT GGGGAACACACCTGAAACTAGAGGAACAGCTTATGTGGTCTATGAAGACATCTTTGATGCCAAGAATGCGTGTGATCACCTGTCAGGATTCAATGTTTGCAACAGATACCTCGTGGTTTTGTACTATAATGCCAACAGG GCATTTCAGAAGATGGAcacaaagaagaaggaagaacagtTGAAGCTTCTCAAGGAGAAATACGGCATCAACACAGATCCACCAAAGTAA